In the genome of Shewanella glacialimarina, one region contains:
- a CDS encoding GrxA family glutaredoxin, whose product MFVVIFGRPGCPYCVRAVELSEKLAAHREDFKFKYVDIHAEGISKADLSKSVGKTVETVPQVFVDEAPIGGYTEYDQYVRQHGLLD is encoded by the coding sequence ATGTTTGTTGTTATTTTTGGCCGTCCAGGCTGTCCGTATTGTGTTCGTGCTGTTGAGTTATCTGAAAAATTAGCCGCACATCGTGAAGATTTTAAATTTAAATATGTAGATATTCACGCTGAAGGTATTTCTAAAGCTGACTTATCAAAAAGTGTTGGTAAAACAGTAGAAACAGTACCACAGGTATTTGTTGATGAAGCCCCAATCGGTGGCTATACCGAATATGATCAATATGTTCGCCAACATGGTCTACTAGACTAA
- the acs gene encoding acetate--CoA ligase, translated as MSSQSLYKVPSAIAENALVNNDQYKKMYQESIVNPEGFWREHGKRIDWIKPYTKIKQTSFDDHNLSINWFYDGTLNASANCLDRHLEKNGDTVAIIWEGDDANEQRKITYAELHADVCKFANALKGQGVVKGDVVTIYMPMVPEAAVAMLACARIGAIHSVVFGGFSPDSIASRVIDGKSKVVITSDEGVRGGRKIPLKRSVDEAIANPDVDCVEKVIVLKRTGGNIDWVEGRDVWWHSLMEVASEHCPYEEMGAEDPLFLLYTSGSTGNPKGVLHTTGGYMVYASMTHEYVFDYKPGEVYWCTADVGWITGHSYMVYGPLANGATVLIHEGVPNAPTPSRIGEMIDRHKVNILYTAPTLIRALMAEGKEQFSDYKGDSLRIMGSVGEPINPEAWRWYHEVIGNEQCPIVDTWWQTETGGILISPLPGATDTKPGSATRPFFGVQPALVDNMGEIVEGAAEGNLVILDSWPGQMRTIFGDHDRFALTYFKTFRGMYFTGDGARRDEDGYYWITGRVDDVINVSGHRLGTAEVESALVAHELVAEAAVVGYPHDIKGQGIYAYVTLTRDVEPTEELRQELRQWVRKEIGALATPDLIQWATGLPKTRSGKIMRRFLRKIAANEVTNLGDASTLADPAVIDTLIESRLNKTE; from the coding sequence ATGAGCTCGCAGTCTCTTTACAAAGTGCCTAGCGCTATCGCTGAAAATGCACTGGTCAATAACGATCAATACAAAAAAATGTACCAGGAATCTATTGTTAATCCAGAAGGTTTTTGGAGAGAACACGGTAAACGCATTGACTGGATCAAGCCTTACACTAAGATAAAACAAACCTCGTTTGATGACCATAACTTATCAATCAATTGGTTTTATGACGGCACACTAAATGCTTCAGCCAACTGTTTGGACCGCCACCTTGAAAAAAATGGCGACACTGTTGCCATTATTTGGGAAGGCGATGACGCTAACGAACAGCGTAAAATCACCTACGCAGAACTGCATGCCGATGTCTGTAAGTTTGCTAACGCCCTTAAAGGCCAAGGCGTCGTTAAAGGCGATGTCGTCACTATTTATATGCCTATGGTGCCAGAAGCTGCGGTAGCTATGCTTGCCTGTGCTCGTATTGGTGCAATTCATTCTGTTGTTTTTGGCGGCTTCTCACCAGACTCAATCGCATCACGTGTGATTGACGGCAAATCTAAAGTCGTTATTACCTCTGATGAAGGTGTTCGCGGTGGACGTAAAATTCCGCTTAAGCGCAGCGTTGATGAAGCAATAGCTAATCCTGATGTTGATTGCGTCGAAAAAGTCATTGTACTTAAACGTACTGGCGGCAACATTGATTGGGTAGAAGGCCGCGATGTGTGGTGGCACTCATTAATGGAAGTGGCATCTGAGCATTGCCCATATGAAGAAATGGGTGCAGAAGACCCATTATTTCTGCTGTATACCTCAGGCTCAACCGGTAACCCTAAAGGTGTGTTGCACACCACAGGCGGTTACATGGTTTACGCATCAATGACCCACGAATACGTATTTGATTATAAACCAGGTGAAGTTTACTGGTGTACCGCCGACGTAGGTTGGATCACCGGACACTCTTACATGGTTTATGGCCCATTAGCCAACGGTGCAACCGTGTTAATTCATGAAGGGGTCCCAAATGCGCCAACACCTTCACGCATAGGTGAAATGATTGACCGTCATAAAGTGAACATTCTTTATACCGCGCCAACATTAATCCGCGCATTAATGGCTGAAGGTAAAGAACAGTTCAGTGATTACAAAGGTGATTCACTGCGCATTATGGGCTCGGTCGGCGAACCCATTAACCCTGAAGCATGGCGCTGGTACCACGAAGTCATTGGTAATGAGCAATGTCCAATTGTCGACACCTGGTGGCAAACCGAAACCGGTGGTATTTTGATCAGCCCATTACCAGGCGCAACGGATACTAAACCAGGTTCTGCAACGCGACCATTCTTTGGTGTTCAACCAGCATTGGTTGATAACATGGGTGAAATTGTTGAAGGTGCAGCTGAAGGTAACTTAGTTATTCTTGACTCATGGCCGGGACAAATGCGCACCATTTTTGGCGACCACGACCGTTTTGCATTAACGTACTTTAAAACCTTCCGCGGTATGTACTTTACCGGAGACGGTGCCCGCCGTGATGAAGACGGTTACTACTGGATAACTGGCCGAGTGGATGACGTGATTAACGTATCTGGTCACCGCCTAGGTACCGCAGAAGTTGAAAGTGCACTTGTGGCACATGAACTGGTCGCAGAGGCAGCTGTTGTAGGTTATCCGCATGATATTAAAGGACAAGGTATTTATGCCTACGTTACTTTAACCCGCGACGTTGAACCTACAGAAGAGTTGCGTCAAGAGTTACGTCAGTGGGTTCGTAAAGAAATCGGCGCCTTAGCCACACCTGATTTAATTCAGTGGGCAACCGGTTTACCTAAAACCCGCTCAGGCAAAATCATGCGTCGTTTCTTACGTAAGATTGCCGCTAACGAAGTGACTAACCTAGGTGACGCTTCAACACTGGCAGATCCAGCAGTGATTGACACCTTGATAGAATCTCGTTTGAACAAAACCGAGTAA
- a CDS encoding DEAD/DEAH box helicase has product MKASTDTPTLQLRDYQQDSVNAAIKHFRSSQQSAVLALPTGAGKSIVIAELARIANGNVLVLTHVKELVAQNAEKVGLLTQAANIYSAGLNQKKANGKTVVASVQSAARALDRFNQPFSLVIIDECHRVSNEKTSQYQQILQHLKKQNPAIKILGLTATPYRLGIGWIYHHHYHGKIGNTDTAVFDKCIFELPMRPLIKQGFLTAPKLFDGLSAQYDFSQLEPTESGEFNQQEVESLLNHQGRATTAIVKQIVQLANVRKGVIIFAATVRHAQEIIGLLNKLIDNAATPTKAALITAATPHNERDTIIDAFKAQQIKYIVNVAVLTTGFDAPHVDLIAILRPTASVSLFQQMVGRGLRLAPGKTDCLVIDYAANGFDLYYPEVGQAKPNSKSVPVQVHCPVCQFANTFWGLVDNDGDIIEHFGRRCQGLVAANTAAVKAKTANTEQQCDFRFRSKVCPDCGAENDIAARICQTCNSTLIDPDKRLKQVLQSQHHHLFKCQEMLITQNEQGLLVRYIDIEGNDFKQSFKFDTPAQRKAFYAVFVLSHTRTPGMLHPRYDKAEQVLSDQSRFRKPDLLLLKKQKHHWKLIDLFFDYQGKHKTDFS; this is encoded by the coding sequence TTGAAAGCTTCTACTGACACACCTACTTTGCAACTGCGCGATTACCAACAGGATTCGGTTAACGCCGCCATCAAGCACTTTCGCAGCAGCCAACAATCTGCCGTATTGGCTTTGCCAACGGGTGCAGGTAAAAGCATTGTAATTGCTGAACTGGCACGCATTGCCAACGGCAATGTATTAGTGCTCACCCATGTAAAAGAGTTAGTTGCGCAAAATGCTGAAAAAGTCGGCTTACTCACCCAGGCTGCCAATATTTACTCTGCCGGATTAAACCAGAAAAAAGCTAACGGCAAAACCGTCGTCGCCAGCGTACAGTCAGCAGCGCGGGCATTAGATAGATTCAACCAGCCTTTTTCGCTGGTGATTATTGATGAATGCCATCGCGTCAGTAATGAAAAAACCAGCCAATATCAGCAAATTCTACAGCACCTAAAAAAGCAAAATCCAGCCATTAAAATCTTAGGACTCACTGCAACTCCTTATCGTCTGGGCATTGGCTGGATATATCATCACCATTACCACGGTAAAATTGGCAATACTGACACTGCAGTGTTCGATAAATGTATTTTTGAATTACCCATGCGCCCGCTTATCAAGCAAGGCTTTTTAACTGCGCCTAAGTTATTTGATGGCCTCAGTGCCCAGTACGATTTTAGTCAACTTGAACCGACAGAAAGCGGCGAGTTTAATCAGCAGGAAGTCGAATCTTTACTGAATCATCAAGGCCGTGCCACAACAGCGATAGTCAAACAAATAGTCCAACTGGCAAATGTTCGTAAAGGGGTAATTATTTTTGCCGCAACCGTACGTCACGCACAGGAAATTATTGGCTTATTAAACAAGCTTATCGACAATGCCGCCACGCCAACCAAAGCGGCATTAATCACCGCCGCCACGCCCCATAATGAACGCGACACCATTATCGATGCCTTTAAAGCGCAGCAGATTAAATACATTGTCAATGTGGCCGTACTCACCACGGGCTTTGACGCGCCCCATGTCGACTTAATTGCTATTTTAAGGCCTACGGCATCGGTAAGCTTATTTCAACAAATGGTGGGGCGTGGGCTGCGTTTAGCGCCGGGTAAAACCGATTGTTTGGTGATTGACTACGCCGCCAATGGTTTTGACTTATATTATCCTGAAGTTGGCCAGGCCAAACCCAACAGCAAGTCAGTGCCGGTACAAGTGCACTGCCCTGTGTGCCAATTTGCCAATACATTTTGGGGATTAGTCGATAATGACGGTGACATCATCGAACATTTTGGCCGCCGATGTCAGGGACTTGTTGCTGCTAATACCGCGGCGGTAAAAGCTAAAACAGCCAATACCGAACAACAATGCGACTTTCGCTTCCGCTCTAAAGTCTGCCCAGACTGCGGCGCAGAAAACGATATCGCCGCGCGCATTTGCCAAACCTGTAACTCAACACTCATCGACCCTGATAAGCGCTTAAAACAAGTATTACAGTCGCAACATCACCACTTATTCAAATGCCAGGAAATGCTCATCACCCAAAATGAACAGGGTTTGCTGGTGCGCTACATAGATATTGAAGGCAATGACTTTAAGCAAAGCTTTAAGTTTGATACCCCAGCACAAAGAAAAGCCTTTTACGCGGTATTTGTGCTTAGCCACACCCGAACGCCTGGTATGTTACATCCGCGATATGACAAAGCAGAACAGGTACTGAGTGACCAGAGCCGCTTTAGAAAACCCGACTTATTATTACTAAAAAAACAAAAACATCACTGGAAATTAATTGATCTATTTTTTGACTATCAAGGTAAACATAAAACAGATTTCAGTTAG
- a CDS encoding DcaP family trimeric outer membrane transporter — protein MKHLTLATLISGAMLAMTGTAQANTDMTFGGYIKADVMFSDYGNGAPESGNLSRQFYVPGTIYGKEGSGEQVVDFQARETRFNFKTVTDMEGGHSLTGFIELDFMTHTDGNERVSNSYSPRIRHAFVTYDNWTIGQTWTTFQNPGALPDNLDFVGAADGTPFVRQSLIKYTNGSFQFALENPETTLTPNGGGGRITSGSGVIPDVVARYNFTSEGGSAYSLAGIVRQLNIEETQGGTQLDASEMGYGVSFAGVIPVGKDDFKFTATYGEGLGRYMALNYANAGVLDANGDIETITSYGGFAAYRHWWNDQWRTSVTLSGFSADNNATLTGGGVNKEAYSSYINLLYSPSKPVTFGVEFMRALNERENGTDGDLNRIMFSAKYVL, from the coding sequence ATGAAACATTTAACACTCGCTACATTGATTTCTGGGGCAATGTTAGCAATGACAGGTACGGCGCAAGCTAATACCGATATGACTTTTGGTGGCTATATTAAAGCCGATGTTATGTTTAGTGATTATGGTAATGGTGCACCTGAGTCGGGTAACTTGTCGCGCCAATTTTATGTGCCAGGTACTATTTATGGTAAAGAAGGCAGTGGCGAACAGGTTGTAGACTTTCAAGCCCGTGAAACTCGCTTTAATTTTAAAACTGTTACCGATATGGAAGGCGGTCATTCGTTAACTGGGTTTATTGAATTAGATTTTATGACCCATACCGACGGTAACGAGCGCGTATCAAACAGCTATTCACCGCGTATACGCCATGCATTTGTTACCTATGATAACTGGACTATTGGTCAAACCTGGACCACATTTCAAAACCCTGGTGCATTACCCGATAATTTAGATTTTGTGGGTGCAGCTGATGGTACGCCGTTTGTGCGTCAATCATTGATTAAATACACCAACGGTAGTTTTCAGTTTGCATTAGAAAACCCTGAAACCACTTTAACCCCAAATGGTGGTGGCGGTCGCATTACTAGCGGTAGTGGCGTGATTCCTGATGTGGTTGCACGTTACAACTTTACCTCAGAAGGTGGCTCTGCGTACTCACTAGCGGGTATTGTGCGTCAATTAAACATTGAAGAGACACAGGGCGGCACTCAGCTTGATGCCAGCGAAATGGGTTATGGTGTGAGCTTTGCGGGTGTTATTCCGGTGGGTAAAGATGATTTTAAATTCACTGCAACCTATGGTGAAGGTTTAGGCCGTTACATGGCATTAAACTATGCTAACGCGGGTGTATTGGATGCCAATGGCGACATTGAGACCATTACCTCTTATGGTGGTTTTGCAGCCTATCGTCACTGGTGGAATGATCAATGGCGCACTAGCGTGACATTGTCAGGATTTTCTGCAGACAATAACGCTACGTTAACGGGTGGCGGCGTAAACAAAGAAGCTTACTCAAGCTACATTAACTTACTGTATTCACCGTCTAAGCCTGTGACCTTTGGTGTTGAGTTTATGCGAGCATTGAACGAGAGAGAAAACGGCACAGATGGCGATTTAAATCGCATTATGTTCTCGGCTAAATACGTACTTTAA
- a CDS encoding DUF2141 domain-containing protein: MTRLTTKLTGTLTHNAATQFTQTNSSNMSKSSLLAVSLLFASMWVNSSTFAADIKLEITGVNAQQSKIYVQLFNGEDNYLNGNALTATYIQAKAGLNFVSFTDVPAGEYAVRFFQDENNNGTLDTNLFGLPSEGYGFSNNAKPNYGPVAYKDAAFTVTEDASTQINHTQIIY, translated from the coding sequence ATGACTAGATTAACGACTAAACTGACTGGCACATTGACACATAATGCCGCGACTCAATTCACTCAGACTAACAGTAGCAATATGAGTAAATCATCGTTATTAGCCGTTTCATTGCTGTTTGCATCAATGTGGGTTAATTCATCCACTTTTGCCGCGGATATTAAGCTTGAGATTACAGGGGTCAATGCCCAGCAAAGTAAGATTTATGTGCAGCTGTTTAATGGTGAAGATAATTACTTAAATGGCAATGCGCTAACAGCGACTTACATTCAGGCTAAAGCGGGGCTTAATTTTGTGTCTTTTACCGATGTTCCCGCAGGTGAGTATGCGGTGCGCTTTTTTCAGGACGAGAATAATAACGGCACGTTAGACACCAATTTATTTGGTTTGCCGTCTGAAGGGTATGGTTTTTCTAACAATGCTAAACCTAATTATGGTCCGGTTGCTTATAAGGACGCTGCTTTCACGGTCACTGAAGACGCATCAACCCAGATTAACCACACACAAATTATTTATTAA
- a CDS encoding LytTR family DNA-binding domain-containing protein, whose protein sequence is MTNREIPLNNQQLKSEPTKNKLLRQLLIVVFIGLFIGFMRPFGMDQFTLLLSMSYWVFTCICGYLIYMPLINLGHKYLAKSITTLWQRVAISSLLASLIMSLIVPFIGWLFFDHTLQLADNFLLALPNTLVIGSIITFVSMLQNHVNHQKQQLEQSKHVIEQSQKVIEQHQQSRDIDTIQIEQFMGLLPLEKRGQLLCLEMDDHYLKVHTDKGQHMLLMRLKDALMQLEGFPGLQTHRSWWVANQAVVSVNKENRKMSLLLTNHLEVPVSRTFVEAVKANLAL, encoded by the coding sequence TTGACGAATCGTGAAATACCCCTAAATAATCAACAACTAAAATCTGAACCCACTAAAAACAAATTACTGCGCCAACTGCTTATTGTGGTGTTTATTGGATTATTTATTGGCTTTATGCGCCCCTTCGGCATGGATCAATTCACCCTATTATTGTCGATGAGTTACTGGGTGTTTACCTGTATTTGTGGCTATTTAATTTATATGCCACTGATCAATTTAGGCCATAAATACTTAGCAAAAAGCATCACTACGCTCTGGCAACGGGTAGCAATATCATCACTATTAGCCAGCCTAATAATGAGCCTAATTGTGCCTTTTATTGGCTGGCTGTTTTTTGACCACACATTACAATTAGCTGATAATTTTCTACTCGCGCTGCCTAACACCCTGGTTATTGGCAGCATTATTACCTTTGTCAGCATGTTACAAAATCATGTTAATCATCAAAAACAGCAACTTGAACAATCAAAACACGTCATTGAGCAATCGCAAAAGGTCATTGAACAGCATCAACAAAGTCGTGATATAGATACCATTCAAATTGAACAGTTTATGGGCTTATTACCATTAGAAAAGCGTGGACAATTGCTGTGTTTAGAAATGGATGATCACTATTTAAAAGTACACACAGATAAAGGCCAACATATGCTGTTAATGCGCTTAAAAGATGCCTTAATGCAGCTAGAAGGGTTTCCTGGGCTGCAAACACATAGATCCTGGTGGGTAGCCAATCAGGCCGTGGTGTCGGTCAATAAAGAAAATAGAAAAATGTCATTGTTGTTAACCAATCACCTTGAAGTGCCGGTTTCTCGAACTTTTGTTGAAGCAGTTAAAGCTAACCTAGCCCTATAA
- a CDS encoding carotenoid oxygenase family protein, with the protein MQRRQFLKGMGIIGASSMLPGAVNALASSAPTVVNIKQQFNQALAQHPELIGFANVDANFEPQPLTIEGRIPADLQGVFYRNGPGKYERGDIRYLHAFEGDGMLQRFEISDQKIVHRGQFINTPKFAKEQQAQQFVYSGPDTKIAHALPVTSADTVNTANTNIIAVGDDLWALWEAGSPTQIDRDTMQFTQQVNLGAGSKYDNSLQGLPFSAHPKVDPNGDIWNFGLHPSGQVVIYQLAANGKVKNVGLIDSQYRGGMLHDFLITDKSVLIILPSLFVDKAIEGNFARTQYNSDIPMSVLVINKQSLKVTKRFELPAGFAFHYGNAWEEANGTIHFDASLYPNVDVLHKLANVMQGKMSQASVKAQTALFSLYIDGTYDMQTVGDSSEFPRVCDHLVGLKNQYLYHLSAKSSSLWSDTLSSLHIDTGATQHYHFGDDYLVEEHVSVCPKGVEGSGYLMGTALHVPTKRTCLNIFAANDLAAGPLARAWLPYHLPLGFHGNFMAS; encoded by the coding sequence ATGCAACGCAGACAGTTTTTAAAAGGCATGGGAATAATAGGCGCATCAAGCATGCTGCCCGGTGCAGTGAATGCGTTGGCATCTTCTGCTCCTACTGTGGTTAATATTAAGCAGCAATTTAATCAGGCGCTGGCACAGCACCCTGAGTTAATTGGTTTTGCCAATGTTGACGCTAACTTTGAGCCACAACCGCTGACGATTGAAGGGCGTATTCCTGCCGATTTACAAGGTGTTTTTTATCGTAACGGCCCTGGCAAATATGAACGTGGCGATATTCGTTATCTACATGCTTTTGAAGGCGATGGTATGTTGCAGCGTTTTGAGATTAGCGACCAAAAAATAGTCCACCGTGGCCAATTTATTAACACGCCTAAGTTTGCTAAAGAGCAACAGGCGCAGCAGTTTGTTTATTCAGGCCCTGATACTAAAATTGCCCATGCTTTGCCTGTGACCAGCGCTGATACGGTTAATACCGCTAATACTAATATTATTGCGGTGGGAGATGATCTTTGGGCGCTGTGGGAGGCGGGATCTCCTACCCAAATTGACCGGGATACCATGCAGTTTACTCAACAGGTTAATTTAGGCGCAGGGTCTAAATATGACAACAGTTTACAAGGACTGCCTTTTTCAGCGCACCCTAAAGTTGACCCTAATGGGGATATTTGGAATTTTGGTTTGCATCCATCAGGTCAGGTGGTGATTTATCAATTAGCGGCTAATGGCAAAGTTAAAAATGTGGGTCTAATTGATAGCCAATACCGTGGCGGTATGTTGCATGACTTTTTGATTACAGACAAAAGTGTGTTGATCATTTTACCGTCATTGTTTGTTGATAAGGCGATTGAAGGCAATTTTGCCCGTACTCAATATAATAGCGATATTCCAATGAGTGTATTGGTGATAAATAAGCAGTCTCTTAAGGTGACTAAACGCTTTGAATTACCCGCAGGTTTTGCGTTTCATTATGGTAATGCGTGGGAAGAAGCCAATGGCACCATTCATTTTGACGCCAGTTTGTATCCTAATGTTGATGTGCTGCATAAGTTGGCGAATGTGATGCAAGGTAAGATGTCGCAGGCAAGTGTCAAGGCGCAAACAGCCTTGTTTAGTTTATATATTGATGGCACTTATGACATGCAAACTGTAGGTGATAGCAGTGAGTTTCCGCGGGTATGCGACCATCTAGTGGGGCTTAAAAATCAGTATTTGTATCACTTATCAGCTAAATCTAGCAGCTTATGGAGCGATACCTTATCGTCTTTGCATATTGATACCGGTGCTACGCAGCATTATCATTTTGGTGATGATTATTTAGTAGAAGAGCATGTTAGTGTTTGCCCTAAAGGCGTTGAGGGCAGCGGCTACTTAATGGGTACTGCATTGCACGTGCCGACAAAACGCACTTGCTTGAATATTTTTGCGGCTAATGACTTAGCAGCAGGGCCATTAGCCAGAGCCTGGTTACCTTACCATTTACCGCTTGGGTTTCACGGTAATTTTATGGCGAGTTAG